The nucleotide window TCAGAACTTTTATTCAGTGGTAGCATGTCTTCAGAAGAGCCATGGGGTGCAAAAACAATTCCAGCTTTCAGATATGGAGAATTTTGCAGAGACATTGTGCCTTCAGACAGTGAGGTCTTTTGCTTGCTGTAAACTGAATCTGAGACTTGCCACTGCAAATTAAATTCAATTACTGGTTCTAATGAAACATCTGATGATCCTGCCATGTTTAGGTTGCTAAAATGTGGAACCTCATGGTGTTGTTGCTGCTTGCAACATAATGGTTTCGGGCGAAACCATTGAGATGCAATGTTGTGAAGATTGTACAAATGTTCCCTGTGGTTTGAATAAGCAAATGGCGCCCATGAGAGGTCGTGAGTAGGTAGTTGAGTAAGTTCGTTGGTAATATTTTCAACTATAAATTTGACATGAGGGGCAAATTTAAACAACTGCAAACTCCTAACTGCAATCCCAACTATGTCTGTACTCTCTGAAAGCTGCACTATCATACTAAAGTAGATATTACCCTCTGTTGTACCATCTTTCTTGATAAATATTATGTCAACCTCTGTTCCTTGCTCTGCAGTACTATAGGGGATCAACCGTAGTTGACACAAAGGCTGTCGGCTTCCACGAACAATTTTATGGTGAAGTTGCTTGCCTGCAAAAAGATTATTGATAAGGGAGCCAAAGGGCATGATGTGACATAGTGGTGCGCcgccaagctcaatgagtctcAGGAATTCACTAGCACCATCTGCATACCACTCAAATCGTTtaacaacagatgggttcaactcATCGTTGTTGCGGTTAAAGACGGAGAAAACAAATGACTTGGTAGCATGTCCAATCCGTTTAGGAATGGAGGAATTCCTTACCTCCTGTTCCATATGTTCTTCTTCGAGAATTCTCTGCTTACATTTGTGCAGTTTCTCATCACACTCTTGTGCAGCACGCTTCAGCTTCTTTTGCCAACGCAACACGGATGTATCAGTGATCTGCCATTTATTAGACGTCTCAAGAGCAGCTTCCAGCCTGATGTGTGCCATCTCAAGCCTCTCTATGTTTCTGATtccatttgtttcctctttgtcCTCATATTTTTTAACAAGGCCAGATAATATTTGGCTAAATGACTCCTGGATAACCACAGAACTGACCATCTCCGCCATTGGGATTCAAGCTTCTGTAGCACTCCTTCCCTggtaagaaaaaatatatatagcaGTTTGCATAAGAGATTAGATATGTGAACATGGATATGAAGCAAAGATTAGGTAAGTGGGATGCAAGAATCTACCTCTACCAAATTGCATGAAAACTGTGGACAGGTTTCCTGGGTACAGAGAGATATATTCTGGATGTTATATTCGAACTGAGTAAAATATGGTGAGAACTTTAGAAGACAATAGAGTGGCCAAGTCGTGGGAGAAACAAAAAGAGGCACACAGTTCACAAACATAGAGGGGTTCTTATAGAAATTCCTGATAATTTGGTACCAAAAAGAGGTAGACAGGTCATTAACATGAAGGGACCATTCCCGCAATGATAGGTCATAGACACAACATCGACATTTATGGGTCCGATAGCAAGGTGTATATGGAAGAAATGGTCTTCACAGGGGTAGAACTCGAGTAGGATTACTTGAAGAAATTATGTATTCCAACATAGTTGGTGAGAATGAATCAAGTGGTCAAAACTTAAAGAGGGCCCCTTTGGATATCATAGTTTCAAAAGACACTGAACGCCAGAAATTGTAGCTTTAGAAACCAGAGGTGTGAAAAAACCATGGCTTGGAGAAAAAAAGGTCAGACTAGGAATTTTAAATCAAACTGCAGGACAGGGATTAATTGATTATAGTGAGGGCTGTGGAAAAATTGTTCCACAAGGGCATAATGCTTACCCAGTCCTAGTTGCTTGATGCTATGTAATTTGGCTAAACAGATTGTTGTTAGGAAAAAGGACTACAATGCATCAAATTGCAGTGGAGGGATTGAACGTTGGGCACTATATATAGGAGAACTAGTGTATGTATTTGTATATGGCAGGCTACGTATACAGTAACTGTTTTTCCACAAAATACAAAAACAGATATCATGATAGTGTTGCTTTAGAAACCGGAGGTAAGAAACACCACGGCTTAGAAAACAACCCAGCATGGAGTTTTTTTAATTTCCAAAAACATGTTAGTGTGGTAATACAAAAGgttcaaaaaataaagctagGATTTGTTGCATCCAATTGCAtcattgttttccaaaaccaaatTATTTTGAAAACTGTAGTATTTTTCCAAAACTAAAAAAAttgtatccaaacagggcctaagttgcGTGAGAAATTATTAGGAGGGTGGTCCTATAACTGTCTGATTAGAGAGGAAAGTGACATCGAGACCTTTCGTCAATGTAGCATTTCATAAGGACCTCAAAAGTCAGAAAAGTCTCCATCTTGACCACATGAATGATGATTGACACCTTGAAACTGCCACTTCCTTTGCTGGCAATTGGTTGTTGATAAAGCAAATATACAAATCTCTATAGACTTATGGACGTCACACTTGGGATGTTAAAATTAAATCAAACTGTGGGCCAGGGTTTAATCGATGACAGTGAGGAGTGTGGAAGGTCCAGGTGAACAATGTTTACCCGTTCCTGATTGCTTGAGGTTGTGCGTGGTTTTGGCTTAATAGATTGTTGTTACAAAAAAGAAATACACTATATAGGATGCGTCAAACTGCAGGTAAAGGATTAAATGTTGGGGGAACAAAACGTTTTTTTAGGGAAGCTTTATTTATAATAAAGTTATGCTTGCATTTGTGCAGTTTTTCATCAGAGTGTTGCGCAGCACGCTTCAGCTTCTTTTGCCAACGCAACATGGATGTATCAGTGATCCGCCATTTATTAGAAGTCTCAAGAGCAGCTTCCAATCTGACGTGTGCGATCTCTAGCCTCTCTAAGTCTCTGATTGAATTTCTTTCCTCtttctcctcatactcctcgataaTTGCAGAACGACCATCTCCGCCATTGGGATTAAAGCATCTGTAGCACTCCTTCCTGCTACGAAAAAATATAGCAATATGCTTAAGATATTGGATATGTGAACTTATTTCGCAAAAAATGTGGACTTGGATATGAAGGAAAGATTAACTAAGTGGATGCAAAAATCCACCTCAACCAAATTGCATGAAAACTGTGGACAGCTTTCCTGGGTACAGAGAGATATATTCTGGATGTTATATTTGAACTATGGAGTAAAATATGGTGAGAATTTCATAAGATGATGATAGAGTGGCCCAAGACGTGGGAGAAAAAATTGGTGACACAATTCACAAACGAGAACTGCTCCAATACTCCTCTTTTTAAAATGTGCACATATCTCAAAGCAACCAATCCAATTAATAATTTGTTCTAAATTGTTTTCCTCTTGGGTCCAGCGTGGCCCAACCCGGCACGTCCAAACCAGCCTGAGTCCAGCACTGATCTTGCCAAGCCAGCTACCCCAGACCCCCTTTGTACGGAGTCGTTCTGTTAACTCGTTGAAGGAGACGGCATCGGCCATCGGGCATTCCCGAGCAGCGGCAGCCTGCGGATCGACCAGCAGTAGAGGATAATTGGAGCTTACCGCAACACTTCCGGTTCCCGCCTTCCAATCCCATTgccacctccttcccctccaCAACGGGGGTGCCATTAGGTTCCTAGACAGAAGGTCCGGCGGTGTCGTTCCGTTTCGTGTGATGGAACATGGAAGTCCACCGGCTAGGCATATTTCGAATGAAATTGATTGAGGAGATTATATTTTCGCCGACAAATCATATAGAGAAGGCGTTGAAGCCTGAAGGCATCATTGCAAGCATGTAATCCTCTGAAAAAATTCATATTGATTTTGGTCATGATCAAGTTTGTGTTGCGCTCCGACGCCGTGCTTGGCAATGGCCTCCACGAGACTATGATGGCACGGACGACTTAGACCGGAGCTGAGCCGAAGGCCTGGAACATGCCATCTCCTTCAACAAGTTAATGGAACAACACCGAACAAAAAGGGAACGGCACCGAACAAAAATGGTCCCGGGAGAGCTACTTTAGCTTTGGGTCAAGGCTGGACTATGGCTGGGTTGGATGGACCAGCCCATGCGAGacccaaaataaaaaaattaagaaaaaatatttaATCAGATTAGCTGCTTTGAGATCTGTGCCATTTTTAGAAAAAGGAGTATTGGAGCAATTCTTTTCACAAACATAGAGGGGTTGTGGTCGAAATACCCAATAATTTGGCAGCAAAAACAAGTACAAAGGTCATTAATGTGAAGGGACCCCAACCCCCCGTGTCGTCTTTACAGGGTGACTCGGGGGCGACCTAACCACCATCGCCAGTTCCTCCTACCACGCTTGCTCTCCGGCCACTACCGCCGCTCCATGCGGTGGTGCCCAACAAGGCCTCCCTCTGTAGCACGTTCCTCCTCCTTCCTTATTTTCTCTCCTCGTTTTCCCATGTTCAAGTCACGCACGACGACGGCAAGTATGGCGGCGGTGAGCACGGGGGTCAGAAACTAGCTAGATCCATGCCCCTGGCCCCAGATCCAGCAATGACAGTCCCGAATCTACCTGCTCGGTGGTCCAGCGTGTGGCAAGCGATGGACGTGGCGGCCAATGGACGCAGTGGGTGAGCCAGCCGGTGGTAGGTGGCCTCGCCCCACCAGCAAGGCAGCCTATGGGAGGCATGCAGGCTTGGCCATAGCACTGGCCTGTAGTAGCACGACAGGGATGAGTAGGGGTCGAGCTGATATGGTCCCCTGGATCTAGTGTCCGCTCCCGGTGGCTACACTCCGCAAGCCCCTTGACGGTGGTTGGCTCAGGTCTGGACGGCTGGAGCGTTCAAAGGCCCCTTGCCACTGCATCGTGTTCAGGAGGCATGGAGGGGGCCAGCACGACAATTGTGCTgcccatcttcatcttcatcctagCCACTAGGCCACAGCACCCCGAGGTCTCCTTTGGGGTTGGCAAGGTCCAGTTCATGCTGGGGGAAGGGCTGGATGCGATTTGGGCATGGATACCTGCTTCCACAACTACTCCATGGTCTTCATGCTGCGCGTCGGCCGCAGAGCTCGAGTCCTTTGGTCGATTCATTTTTGCACTGGGGCACAAGCTATCGGGCGGTCTGGTCTGGCCATGGCTGGCCGAAGTGGTTGCGGGCTCCTTCTCATCGATAGCAAGTTCATCTTGTCAGGTTGCGCTCTGTGTGGGCTTCCGTAGGCATGTGGAACCTAGCTCAAAACCCTACCTAGTTACGATAGTGCATATGGTAGCATATACCTCCCTGGAGGCATCATTGTAGATTTCATCTCGTGCCATCGCGAAAGCCATTCCGAGCTTGCTACATTAGCTAGGCAGGTCTGGGGGCGAAAGCCCTTACAAGCCTGGTGCTCCAGTCATCGATGGTGGCATCCGTGGACGTCACTTCCCTTCTTGGAAGCATTGATACAAGCACGCCTGCTTCTGTCTACGCCCGGGGAGACCTTGTGCTCTCTCTGGTTGCTCTCCCACCCCCATCTTGTTATTGGTGCAACTACCCTCCTACCCCTTGGGTTTTGCACACACTGCTTACTGCTAGGTGCTGACCATCAATGTCATGCTCTATTGTTCTCTAGCTCACTTGAGTACTTCACCTCATCATATGTTGGGTTATGGGGACCTTGATCTCCTCCTCTATATCTCCTTATTCTCCGCCTGACGATCCACCCCCTTTAAGGCTTCCTTCCCCCAAATGGTGTAGGTGGGCGTCGGTTAGACCCTAGATGCTTTCTTAGGCGATGCAACTCACGGCTATTGCCTATTGGCTCTGACTCATTGCCTTATAACTTCCTGCCAATCGTCTGTCGGATCCGACTCAATACCTTAGAACTGCATGTGGTTTAGAAATCTTTAGAGTCTGCCTTTGGTGCTGACATAGCTCAGGAAGTAAAGCTTCCACTCGCTCCGATTAATAGGTTGTGCCAGTAGTGGAACCATGTTGTTTTTGTTAATGTTGTAATCCTTCTCTCCCACTTGTCATGTACTTCTCTGACCTTCATGGGTCATCCCTGTAACAGGTGTTTGCCCCCTCCATTCCTGACCTCGCCAGTATCAGTGGAAAATTATTCAAATGGGGACTTTTTGTCCCCCTGAATTATCTTCAATAAAAATGTGAAGGGACCATTCCCACAATGATAGGTAGGCAGATGATCGACATTTAAGGGTCTGATAGCAACGGGTGAGGAAGAAATGGTCTTCTATCAGAGGTATTTGACTTATTAAGTGGCGAGCATGAATCAAGTGGTGAATACATGAAAAGGGCCTCTTTGGATGTCAGTATCAAAAGACACTTATAGCCGGAATGTGCAGCTTTGGAACTAGAGGTGTGAAAAGCCATGGCTTGGAGAAAGTTTCAAACTAGGGATGTTAAATCAAACTGTAGGCCAGGGATTAATTGATAATAGTGAGGGTCTGGAGAAAATTTTCTCCACAAGGGAATAATGCTTTCCCAGTCGTAGTTGCTTGATGCGGTGTAATTTGGCTAAACAGATTGTTGTTAGGAAAATGGACTACACTACATCTTATGCATCAAACTGCAGACGAGGGATTGAACGGTGGGCACTATATATAGGAACTGGTATATGTATCTATATATGGTAGCCTACGTATATGGTGATTATTTTTCACAAAATATGTGTATCCTACATATACGGTGATTGTTTTTCCACAAATACAAGAACTGATATCAAGATAATGTTGGTCAAGAGAACACAACCCgcttgagccacaaaccggcagtgttggttgATAGTACACTGTCGTCTTGTAccaagaaccgacagtgtttGTCGAGAGAACATTGTCAGCTCATGTAAAGAACTGGCAGTGTTGGCTCAACTGGACACTTCCGGCTCGTGTCACGAACCAGCAGTGAAATTTATGATCACTGCCGGTTTATAAGAACTGGCACTGATGTGTACCCCATCACTACTGGTTTGGTTGTGCTGGTTCAAAATGTAGCAGTGAAGGGGTGTTTGAATGGCAGTGATTTGAAGATCTGAGGTAGTGTTCAGAAACCATAGGTGTGAAAAACCACAGCTTAGAAAAACACCCCAGGTTAGGATTgagtttttaaaatttcaaaaacaCATTCTTTTTTTAATACCATAGTTTCGAAACATTAAGTTTAAGATTTGTTGAATCCAAGAACCTcattgtttttcaaaacccaattATTTTGAAAAACTGTATTGTTTTCCAAAACTAAATAAATTTATATCCAAATAGGGCCTTAAGTTGTATTAGAAAATATTATTAGAAGGGTGGTCCTATGACTGTAAGATTATAGAGCAAAGTGACCAGGGCTGGCCCTGGTATTATGGTGGTCTGGGCCGAGAGAAAAGTGGGGTCCTATTCCTAGTATATGTATGCAATTTTTTTCTCAAATCTGAAGCTAATGTCATACATTTAGCAAACAGAAATACTTAACGGTATATTTGGATCCTTATTTTCCATGCATTATAGTACCTTTCTACAAAATATATGTGTCCTCATAAACGAAAATGGCCATTATTGGTAAATATATGAGGGAACTTCCAGATTCTTCTCAATCCACCATAACTTTTTTTGGTTATACGTTCTGAAAACTCACAGTGGCAAAAATACATGATTGTGAAGTGTCTCAAATATATTGAATCTACAAGGACTCAGGAGAGTATTGGACAAAGTAGGCTATGGCTAGGGGTTTTAGTTTCAAGAAGAGAATAGGATGTGCATGAGGGTAAGAAGAAGCCGTACATGCTTTTCAATAAAAGGAATAAACTAATCTTGATACTGAACTCCAGCTGGTTAGAAAAATGACATGGACTCCTTTCCTCAAAGTAGCATTTCACAAGGAACTCAGAAGCCAGAAAAGTCTCCATCTTCACCACATCACAGATTACACCTTGAAAGTGCCACTTCCTTTGCTGGCAATTTGTTGTTGATAAAGAAAATGTACTAGTCGATCTCCATGGTAAACTTATGGAATGTGCTAATCGGACTAGGTCAGCCTAGGGATATTAAAATTAAATCAAACTGCAGGCAAGGGATTAATTGTTGATAGTGACGGGTGTGAAAGGTCTGGACAAGGATCAATAATGTTTACCCGGTCCACATGGCTTGACGCTATGCGTAATTTTGGCTTAATAGATTGTTGTTACAAAAAAGAACTACACTACATCTGATGCATGAAACTGCAGATAAGGATTAAATGTTGGGCACAAAAGGGAAGCTTTATTTAAAATAAGGCTATAACCTTTGTACCAAGATAGTACACAGAGTCATTACATATATAGCTCAAGATATAGtcgtgctcccccaccatcaatTTCATATTGTTAGTGAAGGGGAATAGAATTGGTGGGATAATTGGATATATTGTATTGGGCCTCATGGGCTGGAGCGTTCAAAGGCCCCTTGCCATTGCATCGTGTTTAGGAGGCGTGGAGGGGGCCAGCACGACAATTGTGCTGCCCATCTTCGTCTTCGTCCTAGCCACTAGGCCACGGCACCACCTTGGTCTCCTTCGGGGCTGGCAAGGTCCAGTTTACACTGGGGGAAGGGCTGGATGCGATTTGGGCATGGACACCGGCTTCCACAACTACTCCAAGGTCTTCACGCTGCGCGTCGGCCACTGCAGCTCGAGTCCTTTGGTCAATTCATTTTCGCGCTAGGGCACTAGCTGTCGGGCGGTCTGGTCTGGCCATGGCTAGCCGAAGTGGTTGCGGGCTCCTTCTCATCGATAGCAAGTTCGTCTTGTCAGGTCGCGCTCTGTGTGGGCTTCCATAGGCGTGTGGAACCTAGGTCAAAACCCTACCTGGTTACACTAGGCCAGCGACGATAGCGCATATGGCAGCATATCCCTCCCTAGAGGCATCATTGTAGATTTCAGCTCCTGCCATCGCGAAAGCCATTCCAAGCTTGCTACATCAGCTAGGCAGGTCTGGGGGTGAAAGCCCTTACAAGCCTGGTGCTCCAGTCATCGATGGTGGCATCCGTGGACGTCACTTCCCTTCTTGGAAGCATCGATACAAAAATGTCCGCTTCTGTCTATGCCCGGGGCGACCTTGTGCTCTCTCTGGTTGCTCTCCAACCCCATCATGTTATTGGTGCGACTACCCTCCTACCCCTTGGGTTTTGCACACACTGCTTGCTGCTAGGTGCTCACCATCAATGTCATGCTCTATTGTTCTCTAGCTCACTTGAGTACTTCACCTCATCATATGTTGGGTTATGGGGACCTTGATCGCCTCCTCTATATCTCCACATTCTCCGCCTGACGATCCACTCCCTTTGAGGCTTCCTTCCCCCAAATGGTGTAGGTGGGCGTCGGTTAGACCCTAGATGCTTTCTTAGGCGATGCAACTCACGGCTGCTGCCTATTGGCTCTGACTCAATGCCTTATAACTTCCTGGCTATCGTCTGTTGGATCCCACTCAATACCTTAGAACTGTATGTGGTTTAGAGTTCTTTAGAGTCTGCCTTTGGTGCTGACATAGCTCAGGAAGTAATGCTTACACTCGCTTCGATTAATACGCTGTGCTGGTAGTTGAACCTTGTTGTTTTTGTTAATGTTGTAATCCTTCACTCCCACTTGTCATGTACTTCTCTGACCATCATAGGCCATTCCTGTAATAGGTGTCAGCCCCCTCCATTCCAGGCCTCGCCAGTATCAGTGGAAAATTATTCAGATGGGGACTTTTTGTCCCCCTGAATTATCTTCAATAAAAATGTGAAGGGACCATTCCCACAATGATAGGTAGGCAGATGATCGACATTTAAGGGTCTGATATTAACGGGTGTGGAAGAAATGGTCTTCTGTCTGGGGTATTTGACTTATTAAGTGGTGAGCATGAATCAAGTGGTGAATACATGAAAAGGGCCTCGTTGGATGTCAGTATCAAAAGACACTGATAGCTGGATTGTGTAGCTTTGGAACCAGAGGTGTGAAAAGCCATGGCTTGGAGAAAGTTTCAAACTAGGGATGTTAAATCAAACTATAGGCCAGGGATTAATTGATAATAGTGAGGGTTGTGGAGAAAATTTTCTCCGCAAGGGAATAATGCTTACCTAGTCATAGTTGCTTGATGTGGTGTAATTTGGCTAAACAGATTGTTG belongs to Miscanthus floridulus cultivar M001 chromosome 4, ASM1932011v1, whole genome shotgun sequence and includes:
- the LOC136549569 gene encoding uncharacterized protein, whose amino-acid sequence is MAEMVSSVVIQESFSQILSGLVKKYEDKEETNGIRNIERLEMAHIRLEAALETSNKWQITDTSVLRWQKKLKRAAQECDEKLHKCKQRILEEEHMEQEVRNSSIPKRIGHATKSFVFSVFNRNNDELNPSVVKRFEWYADGASEFLRLIELGGAPLCHIMPFGSLINNLFAGKQLHHKIVRGSRQPLCQLRLIPYSTAEQGTEVDIIFIKKDGTTEGNIYFSMIVQLSESTDIVGIAVRSLQLFKFAPHVKFIVENITNELTQLPTHDLSWAPFAYSNHREHLYNLHNIASQWFRPKPLCCKQQQHHEVPHFSNLNMAGSSDVSLEPVIEFNLQWQVSDSVYSKQKTSLSEGTMSLQNSPYLKAGIVFAPHGSSEDMLPLNKSSETVEIVGGQQHVLHMDISLEQLEEIMLAKAIDYFCHNDEASVYQMIWRSKHGAARIHVEKPSINTRRTSMSAQRTFRGPTNRKLLRGQDQKIGNFLGVLTHLINLWGADVPIHLKSSLMDWLRKEKETQLLERKAKPVRNI